The nucleotide sequence CTCCAGCGGGACTACGGGGGCTACGGCGGCGAGCTGCTCctcgggggggtcctggggggcggCTACGGGGGGCCGCTGACCCCCTTCGTGCTGGTGGTGGCCAGCCTGGCCTGGCTGCTGAcggccgtgctgctggggctgggggccaccACTTATTACCGCGGCGTCCTCCTGGAGGCACCCTGGTGGCCTCCCACCGAGTCCGGCCTCAACGGCCTCATGTTCCTGCTGTacctggcggcggcggcggcgtaCATCCACACCGTCAccctgggggggctctgctACTCCCCCCTGGCCGGCGGCCCCCTCCTCGCCGCCTTCTGCCGCCTGGCCGGGGGGCAGGCAGCCGCTCTcgtcttcctcttcctcacgGCGCTGCTCTACCTGGCCGGCAGCCTCGTGGCCCTCAAGATGTGGAGGCACGAGGTGGCCCGGAGGCGTCGGGAGGCTCCCGTGAGTCCCTTTGTCAccgggaggctgggggggcagccCGCGGCAGGCTTCTCACgacccccctttccctttgtaTCTTGAAGCCTCCGCCGGCCCGAGCCAAGCGCATCGCCTTTGAGGATGAGGTGGGACCCCCGGGGAGACCCCTGGGGAGGGCCACGGCTGCCAGCGCCTTCACCGAGGGGGGTGAGAGGTTGGGGGCCTTGATCTGCTCCATCCCCCCCGGGCTCGTGCCGCGGCCGTGCACTGTCCCGGACTACGTGGTGTAAGTGACCCCAGGGCAGGGGACGGCCACGGgatggggtccctgggggtccgGAGCCCCCCCGTGCCTCCGTGCTGGGGCACAGCTGGGCTTCCAGCCCAgagcggggacccccccgaacTTCGTAACCCCCCCGTGGCCGTGCAGAAAGTACCCGGCGATCCGGAGCGGGCGGCAGCGGGAGGAATACCGGGCTGTGTTCAGCGACCAGCACGCCGAGTACCGGGAGCTGCTGGGCGAGGTGCGGGAGGCACAGcggaggctgggggagctggaggcCGCCGCGCGCCGCCTGCCCCGGCACGCGCTCGGCAGGACGGTGGGTGTCCCACGGGCGTCACGAGcgggcagggctcagcaccgggCCGtgccggcggggctggggacgtTGGGCTGCGTCTTTTCGCCCCGCAGGATGAGAGCAGGGTGGCCCGCGTCTGGCGCGAGGtcctgaggaagaagagggtgAGTAGGGGGTCAGGATTCGTGCGCTCGGAGCCACGCTGGGGGGGGCGCGAGCTTCCCTGCCATCCCGGAGCATGGGGGTCCCGGGCACCCGTGGGACCCCAGCGCTATGGCGGGGTCTCTCCGGGCTGAGCACAGCGCCGCTGTCTCCCGCCGGCAGGATTCGGCCTTCCTGGAGAAGCAGCGGCGCTGCCGCTACCTGAAGAAGAAGCTGACGCACATCAAGAGGCAGATCCAGGACTACGACCGCGGCGCCCGCGGCAGCGCCGTCTACTTCTGAGCCCGCTCACGAGGACCTCTGGGGACGACAGCCGGGGACCCCGGGGCTCTGCcaggtccccccacccccaccccgagccctggggaccccgcagggctcagcaccgggGGGTGACGGTGCTGCGGGGGCGAGCAGGAGGCACCCGCTGCCCCCCACCCACCGCACCCACCTGGGCACGGGGAGCAAACCtgcgggttttggggtgccTTTGGTGGCCCCGCACCCGGCGTGGATTCGGGAGCACCCAGAGGGGTgcagctgcggggggggggcgggaggggaggggggcagagctgcttttAATAAAACCCGTGATGTTTTTCGGGGGGCTTCAATGCGTGTCCTGGGGTGCCCGCGGATGATGGAGGCGGGGGGGCTCCACCAGCTggcaacccccccccagggacgcTCCTGTCCCCTGGGATAGCGAGAGGAGCCCCGGTACCcaacaggaccccccccagtgccacggCTccggatggggggggggggggggcacggccctgGCCTCTTtgcgcccccccagcccccggggaccccgagccctcccccccccccagcggaACCGCCGCGCGTGTgagccccccatagccccccccccctccccggagCCGCCGAGCCCCCACCGCCACCTCCCcccgggcgggggccgggcggggagcagcggggccgcccccggggctccccccccggAGGCGGAAACCGGGGCCGGTTCCCTGCagcgcccggcggcggcggtgccgctgctcccgGCTGCCATTTTACGGGAACAAAGAGGCGGGGGGGCGGCCAGGTAAGGGGCTCCGGGACCGGtatcggggtgggggggggtccccaggggctcGGTCCCCGCCGcacgccgggggggggggggctcggggaacCCCCGGGGGCTCCGTCGGGACCGGAGCGGGCGCGCCCGGTTCCCGGAGCCGCACCGGGCAGgtgggaggcggcggcggcggcggcgcttcCCGGGGCTCCGCGGGAGGttgggggggtgcaggggtgtgggggcggaccccgagccccccacctttaaaaaaataaaataaaaaatcccccaaaaaacCAGCGCGGGGACGGCGCTGCCCCCGTCGGGACGCGGACACCGGGGTTGAGCCCCggtggcggggaggggggcgcgggagctggggggtccccgggggcgggggggggggtttgcaGCTCCCCTTGCTGCTGGGTCTCCCCCCACGCCAGCCCAAGGCTTTGGGGCTGcgcagagctgggggcagcgTGAGGATACCCGAGAAAAAAGCCGCGGGCACCCCGGGAGGTGCTGCCCCGCTCCTCCAGCGCCGCGCTGGGGCACGGGCTTGGGACCACCCTCGTTTGGGGCGAAGGGACCGAGCCCCTGGCCCCCAGGTGGCCACGGACACCCCGGACCCGCTGCCACCTGCCCCCGGCTTGGGTTTCCCATGCAGGGTTCAggttcctccccccccctccacgcTGCGTCCCGCTCCGGCGATGCccgccgggggggtccccgctgaGCTCTTGGGGTTTTGCTTTTCGTGGGGTGGAGAAGGGCGGCTCTGTGCAGCCCGGAGGTGGTGGAGCAGCGCCAGGAGCCCGCTGGGCTTTGCAGAGCCCCTgctttgccccccagccccctcggAGGGGTTCCCCGCTTCCAGCAGCGTTATCCTGGCGTTTCTCCCCGGCCCTCCAAAACGCTCCCGGCGGTGGTTTGGCTCGGAGTAAACTTGTGGGAAAGCAAAGCCAGAAGGTGTTTTGGAGAGGCCAACCGCACGGAGGAGGGCAGGAACCGGAGGCAGGGAGCGactgtggggctggggcggcCCTGTTGGGGCGGGGGtcccgggcgggcggcgcctgGCTCCATGCGGCAGCTCTCCAGCGGTGGCAGCGAGGAAACGCGTCACCCCCCTTTGATCTGCCCCCATTTACCGCTTTTCACTGCGGTGTTGGTAATGTGCCctgtgttattattattattattattatttttttaatccaaccGGAGCTGCTTACGGAGAAACCCTCAGGGTTAGCGCTAGCCTTGGGTAAGAGCTTTTCTGGTTTAATTAGGGTTTTAAACAATCCAATGCATTCAGGCGGCCGCAGTCGggtgggggccggggccggcagcgcgGGGTCCCCAgcgcggggcagggctgggtgtgcagggagatgcCCCGTGACTCACTCGCCTCCCTTCTCCACCCCACACCTCAGTTTCCCCGTGAGCAGAGGTGACTCCCGTGGCGTGGCGTCGGGCACGGGCGGGCGCTTGTTTACGGTGACGGGAGGCCAAAGTCCCCACCGGGCGCGCGGAGACGTGGAAACCCGGCGGTGC is from Anser cygnoides isolate HZ-2024a breed goose chromosome 27, Taihu_goose_T2T_genome, whole genome shotgun sequence and encodes:
- the OCEL1 gene encoding occludin/ELL domain-containing protein 1, which codes for MAEPACPGGERGLGDGAAGQDAAALRFAHMKSWPGLLRVLGGLELLCGGMVFACVCAYLQRDYGGYGGELLLGGVLGGGYGGPLTPFVLVVASLAWLLTAVLLGLGATTYYRGVLLEAPWWPPTESGLNGLMFLLYLAAAAAYIHTVTLGGLCYSPLAGGPLLAAFCRLAGGQAAALVFLFLTALLYLAGSLVALKMWRHEVARRRREAPPPPARAKRIAFEDEVGPPGRPLGRATAASAFTEGGERLGALICSIPPGLVPRPCTVPDYVVKYPAIRSGRQREEYRAVFSDQHAEYRELLGEVREAQRRLGELEAAARRLPRHALGRTDESRVARVWREVLRKKRDSAFLEKQRRCRYLKKKLTHIKRQIQDYDRGARGSAVYF